Proteins from a genomic interval of Papaver somniferum cultivar HN1 chromosome 4, ASM357369v1, whole genome shotgun sequence:
- the LOC113272051 gene encoding uncharacterized protein LOC113272051, with product MYSMSLLQWKNYNVVMCKFFPASLEGEAKNWFYTLPDESIESYGSLVETFLETYMHNIISRPRVNKLFTLARRFREPLRSLKDMWRKLCTDIGKVPVDQQIFGFENSLEKSDPIWIEMYTENPQTLREMRKMQEHYIALQEIQEGAQDRGVQEASAAVEVIPQGDSKRSEKKPMAPQQGSGKKEWVEKGNKTRHEPRTYTPLKAPLEEIFKEVEKRNDIRYPKTRGIQLDETRNHPEFCHYHQY from the coding sequence ATGTATAGCATGTCTCTACTCCAATGGAAGAACTACAATGTGGTCATGTGCAAGTTTTTTCCAGCTAGCCTGGAAGGCGAGGCGAAGAACTGGTTCTACACCTTGCCCGATGAGTCCATAGAAAGTTATGGATCCCTAGTGGAAACATTTCTTGAAACTTATATGCACAACATCATTTCTCGGCCCAGGGTAAATAAACTATTCACACTGGCGAGAAGGTTCAGGGAACCCCTAAGATCTCTGAAGGACATGTGGAGGAAACTGTGTACTGATATTGGGAAAGTACCTGTCGATCAacaaatttttggttttgaaaattcaTTGGAAAAGTCCGACCCCATCTGGATAGAAATGTACACTGAGAATCCACAAACGTTAAGGGAAATGAGGAAGATGCAGGAACATTACATCGCATTACAAGAAATACAAGAGGGGGCGCAGGATAGAGGAGTGCAAGAAGCTAGTGCCGCGGTGGAGGTTATTCCTCAAGGAGACTCAAAACGGTCGGAAAAAAAGCCAATGGCACCACAGCAAGGTTCGGGAAAGAAGGAATGGGTCGAGAAGGGAAATAAGACTCGTCATGAGCCAAGAACTTACACGCCTCTAAAAGCACCATTGGAGGAAATATTTAAGGAAGTAGAAAAGAGAAACGACATCAGATACCCAAAGACTAGAGGAATCCAGCTTGATGAGACAAGAAACCATCCTGAGTTCTGCCATTACCATCAATATTGA